From the genome of Polyodon spathula isolate WHYD16114869_AA chromosome 14, ASM1765450v1, whole genome shotgun sequence, one region includes:
- the LOC121327185 gene encoding COP9 signalosome complex subunit 7b-like isoform X1: MAEGQKPTHNPLEQFILLAKSAKGTALTALITQVLEAPSVYVFGELLELPCIQELSNGPYAGYFQLLNLFAYGTYPDYTANKESLPELSGVQKNKLKHLTIVSLAARMKQCIPYSVLLKDLEMKNLRELEDLIIEAVYSDIIQGKLDQRSQLFEVDLCIGRDIQRKDSSDIVKTLQEWCDGCEAVLSGIEQQVLRANLCRENHNRTQQQMETEVTNIKKTLKASASTSSQEVDPQLMERDAAQPAEQRQPLKKMSKVKGLVPIRH, from the exons ATGGCAGAGGGGCAGAAACCCACCCACAATCCTCTGGAGCAGTTCATTCTGTTAGCAAAGAGTGCTAAAGGCACCGCGCTGACCGCTCTTATCACCCAGGTGCTGGAGGCCCCCAGCGTGTACGTCTTCGGAGAGCTTCTGGAGCTGCCCTGCATCCAGGAG CTATCAAATGGACCTTATGCAGGATATTTTCAGCTGTTAAATCTGTTTGCTTATGGAACATACCCGGATTATACAG CGAATAAAGAAAGTCTGCCTGAGTTATCTGGAGTCCAGAAGAACAAATTGAAACACCTGACCATAGTTAGCCTGGCTGCCAGGATGAAG CAGTGCATTCCTTACTCTGTGCTGCTGAAAGACCTGGAAATGAAGAACCTGCGAGAGCTGGAGGATCTGATCATTGAAGCTGTGTACAGTGACATCATCCAGGGGAAGCTGGACCAGCGGAGCCAGCTGTTTGAGGTGGACCTCTGCATCGGACGCGACATCCAGAGGAAGGACAGCAGCGACATCGTGAAGACACTGCAGGAGTG GTGTGACGGTTGTGAGGCGGTCTTGTCGGGTATTGAGCAGCAAGTCCTCCGAGCCAATCTGTGCAGAGAGAATCACAACAGGACCCAGCAGCAAATGGAAACAGAG GTtacaaatataaagaaaacattgaaagctTCGGCATCAACCTCCAGCCAGGAAGTGGACCCGCAGCTGATGGAACGGGATGCAGCTCAGCCCGCTGAGCAGAGACAGCCCCTTAAGAAGATGTCCAAAGTGAAGGGGCTGGTGCCCATCCGCCACTAG
- the LOC121327185 gene encoding COP9 signalosome complex subunit 7b-like isoform X2 produces the protein MAEGQKPTHNPLEQFILLAKSAKGTALTALITQVLEAPSVYVFGELLELPCIQELSNGPYAGYFQLLNLFAYGTYPDYTANKESLPELSGVQKNKLKHLTIVSLAARMKCIPYSVLLKDLEMKNLRELEDLIIEAVYSDIIQGKLDQRSQLFEVDLCIGRDIQRKDSSDIVKTLQEWCDGCEAVLSGIEQQVLRANLCRENHNRTQQQMETEVTNIKKTLKASASTSSQEVDPQLMERDAAQPAEQRQPLKKMSKVKGLVPIRH, from the exons ATGGCAGAGGGGCAGAAACCCACCCACAATCCTCTGGAGCAGTTCATTCTGTTAGCAAAGAGTGCTAAAGGCACCGCGCTGACCGCTCTTATCACCCAGGTGCTGGAGGCCCCCAGCGTGTACGTCTTCGGAGAGCTTCTGGAGCTGCCCTGCATCCAGGAG CTATCAAATGGACCTTATGCAGGATATTTTCAGCTGTTAAATCTGTTTGCTTATGGAACATACCCGGATTATACAG CGAATAAAGAAAGTCTGCCTGAGTTATCTGGAGTCCAGAAGAACAAATTGAAACACCTGACCATAGTTAGCCTGGCTGCCAGGATGAAG TGCATTCCTTACTCTGTGCTGCTGAAAGACCTGGAAATGAAGAACCTGCGAGAGCTGGAGGATCTGATCATTGAAGCTGTGTACAGTGACATCATCCAGGGGAAGCTGGACCAGCGGAGCCAGCTGTTTGAGGTGGACCTCTGCATCGGACGCGACATCCAGAGGAAGGACAGCAGCGACATCGTGAAGACACTGCAGGAGTG GTGTGACGGTTGTGAGGCGGTCTTGTCGGGTATTGAGCAGCAAGTCCTCCGAGCCAATCTGTGCAGAGAGAATCACAACAGGACCCAGCAGCAAATGGAAACAGAG GTtacaaatataaagaaaacattgaaagctTCGGCATCAACCTCCAGCCAGGAAGTGGACCCGCAGCTGATGGAACGGGATGCAGCTCAGCCCGCTGAGCAGAGACAGCCCCTTAAGAAGATGTCCAAAGTGAAGGGGCTGGTGCCCATCCGCCACTAG
- the prss56 gene encoding serine protease 56 — protein MTMLLVFLLLMLVCCSAAPTGREVTRLPQSALQDPACDPLMYIYAKQRTGKGFPGSLIKPRARLTVVSGSLLSSLSERGTVVLEAALAGALSAVDVAMSESSRVELECEGCSPCLYQDCGKRSGPCAAPAVPPAEPSCEEIGRAQGQSDERERNWALSQTCRFYRQRCPAEEKSCLRVMRASCRARVLQCSLMNTIENLDPVFSTKTQGVCGRQAVVSNVTQPRFRIVGGSPAALGGWPWLVSLRLDGGMMCAGVLVGSSWVLTAAHCFTGSRNENLWRVVVGEYDLTQTDPEEQVLQVNRILTHPKFNQKSFNNDIALVELTSAVPVSRHVTPVCLPSAGGEPAIGTACYVAGWGSLYEADGPSADVVMEAKMPVLSQGTCKSALGKELLTSTMFCAGYLSGGIDSCQGDSGGPLTCQDPQTGLFQLYGITSWGDGCGERGKPGVYTRFTAFSDWVSAEIQKSSGSREPTCPELLKAEQKGLEFSRLCQFYESSCSSSLGDTACTRLAEEKCHSQQKKCQLRSFLQILLDLLRQAEDFIRDKVDLTFFTQTLPQFMEQIYTSTFTRRERRDAPSQTEQVQETALPQHTTPHPPALFDGVGPRMEDWVEYLRGMAEDLDKDPSSGDAKTLGLEEQLFLQEDASVLQSLQGDYRSLINTLRVQLGSSNTMDRFNLEESTAFTVSHRLPAASSAPSPATQSAGPSSDLRGENWRKRWARRRREALGAKGKGCPGLREAALRVSLLREMHCWILEIPPHSLSMSFQEVLVDMASKNQKGLYEARVHATVGGHPVTFYSLVGLESNTFYRSMPRVLALALDATKMQGRSSRAAEQQCELEKLQGRSSRAAEQQNELEKLQGRSSRAAEQQNELEKLQGRSSREAERAGETTRQEQ, from the exons ATGACCATGCTGCTGGTGTTCTTGTTGCTGATGCTGGTCTGCTGTTCTGCTGCACCAACGGGCAGAGAAGTGACCCGGCTTCCCCAGAGCGCCCTGCAAG ACCCAGCCTGTGATCCCTTGATGTATATCTACGCTAAACAGAGGACTGGCAAGGGCTTCCCTGGCAGTCTAATTAAACCCCGAGCCAGGCTGACCGTTGTTAGCGGCTCTCTGTTGTCAT CCCTGTCAGAGAGGGGCACAGTGGTGTTAGAGGCTGCCCTGGCTGGTGCCCTCTCAGCTGTTGATGTCGCCATGTCGGAGAGCAGCCGGGTGGAACTGGAGTGTGAGGGCTGTTCACCCTGCTTGTATCAGGACTGTGGAAAGCGAAGCGGGCCCTGCG CTGCCCCAGCAGTCCCGCCTGCGGAGCCAAGCTGTGAGGAGATTGGGCGAGCACAGGGCCAATCAGACGAGAGGGAGAGGAACTGGGCTCTGAGTCAGACATGTCGCTTCTACCGGCAGCGCTGCCCAGCCGAGGAAAAGAGCTGTCTGAGAGTAATGAGGGCGAGCTGCAGGGCACGCGTCCTGCAGTGCA GTTTAATGAACACCATAGAGAATTTGGATCCTGTTTTCTCTACTAAAACCCAAG GAGTGTGTGGCCGGCAGGCGGTGGTCTCCAATGTCACGCAGCCTCGCTTCCGTATTGTGGGGGGGTCTCCGGCGGCCCTGGGGGGGTGGCCCTGGTTGGTGTCGCTGCGGCTGGACGGAGGGATGATGTGCGCGGGGGTGCTGGTGGGCAGCTCCTGGGTGCTGACTGCAGCTCACTGCTTTACAGG GAGTCGCAATGAGAACTTGTGGCGCGTGGTGGTAGGAGAGTACGATCTCACCCAGACTGACCCCGAGGAGCAGGTCCTGCAGGTGAATCGCATCCTCACGCACCCCAAG TTTAACCAGAAGAGCTTCAACAATGACATTGCGCTGGTGGAGCTGACCTCTGCAGTGCCTGTGTCCCGTCACGTGACCCCTGTGTGCCTCCCGTCAGCAGGAGGGGAGCCTGCTATTGGCACAGCCTGCTACGTGGCCGGCTGGGGCTCTCTGTATGAAG cagatggccCCTCTGCAGATGTGGTGATGGAAGCCAAGATGCCAGTCCTGTCTCAGGGCACCTGTAAGAGCGCGCTGGGGAAGGAGCTTCTCACCAGCACCATGTTCTGTGCAGGGTACCTCTCTGGGGGCATTGACTCCTGCCAG GGTGATTCGGGGGGCCCTCTGACATGCCAGGACCCCCAGACAGGCCTCTTCCAGCTCTACGGGATCACGTCATGGGGGGACGGCTGCGGGGAGCGAGGGAAGCCTGGCGTGTACACTCGTTTCACGGCCTTCTCAGACTGGGTCAGCGCAGAGATACAAA AGTCCTCTGGGAGCCGGGAGCCTACCTGTCCTGAGCTGTTGAAGGCAGAGCAGAAGGGGTTAGAGTTCAGCCGCCTGTGCCAGTTCTACGAGAGCTCCTGCTCGTCCTCTCTGGGGGACACTGCCTGCACCCGCCTGGCCGAGGAGAAGTGCCACAGCCAGCAGAAGAAGTGCc AGCTGCGTTCGTTCCTGCAGATCCTGCTGGACCTGCTGCGTCAGGCGGAGGATTTCATCAGAGACAAGGTGGACCTGACCTTCTTCACACAGACCCTGCCGCAGTTCATGGAGCAGATCTACACTAGCACCTTCACTAGACGAGAGCGTAGGGATGCTCCCTCACAAACAG AGCAGGTCCAGGAGACTGCGTTGCCCCAGCAcactaccccccacccccctgcccTGTTCGATGGGGTGGGGCCACGCATGGAGGACTGGGTGGAGTACCTCAGAGGGATGGCAGAGGACTTGGATAAAGACCCCAGCTCCGGAGACGCTAAGACACTGGGGCTGGAggagcagctgtttcttcag GAGGATGCCTCAGTACTGCAGAGCCTGCAAGGAGACTACCGCTCTCTAATAAACACATTGCGAGTGCAGCTCGGCTCCAGCAACACTATGGATCGATTCAACCTGGAGGAATCCACAGCATTCACTGTGTCACACAGACTTCCTGCAGCCTCCTCCGCACCCAGTCCAGCCACCCAGTCTGCAGGGCCTTCCTCTGACCTCAGAG GGGAGAATTGGAGGAAACGCTGGGCCAGGCGCAGGAGGGAAGCGCTGGGGGCAAAAGGCAAGG gttGCCCCGGGCTGAGAGAGGCTGCCCTCCGCGTCAGTCTGCTGAGAGAAATGCACTGCTGGATCCTCGAAATCCCCCCCCACAGCCTCTCCATGTCCTTCCAGGAG GTCCTGGTAGACATGGCCTCGAAGAATCAGAAGGGTCTGTATGAGGCACGGGTTCATGCCACCGTGGGGGGGCACCCGGTCACCTTCTACAGCCTGGTGGGGCTGGAGAGCAACACTTTCTACCGCAGCATGCCGAGGGTCCTCGCACTGGCACTGGATGCTACCAAGATGCAAGGCAGGAGCAGTAGAGCAGCAGAGCAGCAGTGTGAGCTGGAGAAACTGCAAGGCAGGAGCAGTagagcagcagagcagcagaatGAGCTGGAGAAACTGCAAGGCAGGAGCAGTagagcagcagagcagcagaatGAGCTGGAGAAACTGCAAGGCAGGAGCAGTAGAGAAGCAGAGCGAGCTGGAGAAACTACAAGGCAGGAGCAGTAG
- the chrnd gene encoding acetylcholine receptor subunit delta isoform X1 gives MRALYFYLSIALVLSLCVSGSTARNQEERLLNHLFKERAYNKELRPVQSQDDVVDVYLALTLSNLISLKEVDETLTTNVWIEHGWYDHRLSWNASEFDDISILRLPPRQVWLPEIVLENNNDAQFQVAYYCNVLVDPSGYMYWLPPAIFRSSCAINVNFFPFDWQNCSLKFSSLTYNAKEIRMHLKVDTDPDTEENFPVEWIIIDPAGFTENGEWEIIHKPARKNVHKDVPLDSNKHQDITFYLIIKRKPLFYIINIIIPSILISFMASLVYYLPADSGEKMTLSISVLLAQSVFLLLVSQRLPETSMAIPLIVKYLMFIMVLVTVVVLNCVIVLNLHFRTPSTHVMSDWTKELFLERLPRLLHMSRPADSNPQWDGALQRRSSSVGYIAKAEEYFTVKSRSELMFEKQSERHGLTSRATPAAAHRPNAKSELDMTDQLFAEMKPAVEGANYIVKNMKDKNDYNEEKDNWNRIARTVDRLCLVLLTPVMILGTIVIFFMGMYNHPPPLPFEGDPYDYQESSRRVI, from the exons ATGAGAGCACTTTATTTTTATCTGTCCATTGCTCTGGTGTTGAGCCTTTGCGTGTCAG GCAGCACTGCCCGGAATCAGGAGGAGCGGCTCCTCAATCACCTGTTCAAGGAGCGCGCCTACAACAAGGAGCTGCGGCCCGTCCAGTCCCAGGACGATGTAGTGGACGTGTACCTGGCTCTGACCCTCTCCAACCTCATCTCTCTG AAAGAAGTCGATGAAACGCTAACCACAAACGTATGGATAGAGCAT GGCTGGTATGACCACAGGCTGTCCTGGAATGCGAGTGAGTTTGATGACATCTCCATTCTGAGGCTGCCTCCCAGACAGGTGTGGCTCCCAGAGATCGTCTTGGAGAACAA TAACGATGCCCAGTTCCAGGTTGCCTATTACTGTAATGTGCTGGTGGACCCCTCTGGCTACATGTACTGGCTCCCTCCTGCGATCTTCCGGAGCTCCTGTGCTATCAACGTCAACTTCTTTCCTTTCGACTGGCAGAACTGCTCCCTCAAATTCAG CTCTCTGACATACAATGCCAAGGAGATAAGAATGCACTTGAAGGTGGATACAGACCCAGACACTGAGGAGAACTTCCCAGTGGAGTGGATTATCATTGATCCTGCTGGCTTCACAG AGAATGGCGAGTGGGAGATTATCCACAAACCAGCCAGGAAGAACGTTCACAAAGACGTCCCTCTGGACAGCAACAAGCACCAGGACATCACCTTCTACCTCATCATCAAGCGCAAGCCTCTGTTCTACATCATTAACATCATCATACCCAGCATCCTCATCTCCTTCATGGCATCGCTGGTGTACTACCTCCCAGCAGACa GTGGTGAGAAGATGACTCTATCGATCTCAGTGCTCCTCGCTCAGTCtgtgttcctgcttctggtctcGCAGCGACTACCCGAGACCTCGATGGCCATCCCCCTCATCGTCAA GTATCTGATGTTCATCATGGTGCTGGTCACAGTGGTGGTGCTGAACTGCGTCATCGTGCTGAACCTTCACTTCCGCACGCCCAGCACACACGTCATGTCAGACTGGACCAAAGAG TTATTCCTGGAGCGCTTGCCCAGGCTGCTGCACATGTCCCGCCCGGCAGACTCTAATCCGCAGTGGGATGGAGCCCTGCAGCGGCGCAGCAGCTCTGTGGGATACATCGCCAAAGCAGAGGAGTACTTCACTGTCAAGTCCCGCAGCGAACTCATGTTTGAGAAGCAGTCTGAAAGGCACGGTCTGACCAGCCGTGCCACTCCTGCTGCAG CACACAGACCAAACGCCAAGAGTGAGTTGGACATGACTGACCAGCTGTTTGCGGAGATGAAGCCTGCGGTGGAAGGGGCGAACTATATCGTCAAGAACATGAAGGATAAGAACGATTACAATGAG GAGAAGGATAACTGGAACCGCATTGCAAGGACAGTGGACCGACTCTGTCTCGTCCTGCTGACGCCTGTCATGATCCTGGGGACCATCGTCATCTTCTTTATGGGGATGTACAACCACCCTCCGCCCCTGCCCTTTGAAGGGGACCCCTACGACTACCAGGAGAGCAGCAGACGAGTCATCTAG
- the chrnd gene encoding acetylcholine receptor subunit delta isoform X2 yields the protein MRALYFYLSIALVLSLCVSGSTARNQEERLLNHLFKERAYNKELRPVQSQDDVVDVYLALTLSNLISLKEVDETLTTNVWIEHGWYDHRLSWNASEFDDISILRLPPRQVWLPEIVLENNNDAQFQVAYYCNVLVDPSGYMYWLPPAIFRSSCAINVNFFPFDWQNCSLKFSSLTYNAKEIRMHLKVDTDPDTEENFPVEWIIIDPAGFTENGEWEIIHKPARKNVHKDVPLDSNKHQDITFYLIIKRKPLFYIINIIIPSILISFMASLVYYLPADSGEKMTLSISVLLAQSVFLLLVSQRLPETSMAIPLIVKYLMFIMVLVTVVVLNCVIVLNLHFRTPSTHVMSDWTKELFLERLPRLLHMSRPADSNPQWDGALQRRSSSVGYIAKAEEYFTVKSRSELMFEKQSERHGLTSRATPAAAHRPNAKSELDMTVCSYVLI from the exons ATGAGAGCACTTTATTTTTATCTGTCCATTGCTCTGGTGTTGAGCCTTTGCGTGTCAG GCAGCACTGCCCGGAATCAGGAGGAGCGGCTCCTCAATCACCTGTTCAAGGAGCGCGCCTACAACAAGGAGCTGCGGCCCGTCCAGTCCCAGGACGATGTAGTGGACGTGTACCTGGCTCTGACCCTCTCCAACCTCATCTCTCTG AAAGAAGTCGATGAAACGCTAACCACAAACGTATGGATAGAGCAT GGCTGGTATGACCACAGGCTGTCCTGGAATGCGAGTGAGTTTGATGACATCTCCATTCTGAGGCTGCCTCCCAGACAGGTGTGGCTCCCAGAGATCGTCTTGGAGAACAA TAACGATGCCCAGTTCCAGGTTGCCTATTACTGTAATGTGCTGGTGGACCCCTCTGGCTACATGTACTGGCTCCCTCCTGCGATCTTCCGGAGCTCCTGTGCTATCAACGTCAACTTCTTTCCTTTCGACTGGCAGAACTGCTCCCTCAAATTCAG CTCTCTGACATACAATGCCAAGGAGATAAGAATGCACTTGAAGGTGGATACAGACCCAGACACTGAGGAGAACTTCCCAGTGGAGTGGATTATCATTGATCCTGCTGGCTTCACAG AGAATGGCGAGTGGGAGATTATCCACAAACCAGCCAGGAAGAACGTTCACAAAGACGTCCCTCTGGACAGCAACAAGCACCAGGACATCACCTTCTACCTCATCATCAAGCGCAAGCCTCTGTTCTACATCATTAACATCATCATACCCAGCATCCTCATCTCCTTCATGGCATCGCTGGTGTACTACCTCCCAGCAGACa GTGGTGAGAAGATGACTCTATCGATCTCAGTGCTCCTCGCTCAGTCtgtgttcctgcttctggtctcGCAGCGACTACCCGAGACCTCGATGGCCATCCCCCTCATCGTCAA GTATCTGATGTTCATCATGGTGCTGGTCACAGTGGTGGTGCTGAACTGCGTCATCGTGCTGAACCTTCACTTCCGCACGCCCAGCACACACGTCATGTCAGACTGGACCAAAGAG TTATTCCTGGAGCGCTTGCCCAGGCTGCTGCACATGTCCCGCCCGGCAGACTCTAATCCGCAGTGGGATGGAGCCCTGCAGCGGCGCAGCAGCTCTGTGGGATACATCGCCAAAGCAGAGGAGTACTTCACTGTCAAGTCCCGCAGCGAACTCATGTTTGAGAAGCAGTCTGAAAGGCACGGTCTGACCAGCCGTGCCACTCCTGCTGCAG CACACAGACCAAACGCCAAGAGTGAGTTGGACATGActgtatgttcttatgttcttatctga
- the chrng gene encoding LOW QUALITY PROTEIN: acetylcholine receptor subunit gamma (The sequence of the model RefSeq protein was modified relative to this genomic sequence to represent the inferred CDS: substituted 1 base at 1 genomic stop codon), translating to MLTPVLPPLALVVILCSHTGVLSRNQEETLLKDLMKGYNKNIRPAERNEDIIQVTLKMTLTNLISLNEREEALTTNVWIEMQWCDYRLKWNSSQYEDIELLRIPSKSIWLPDIVLENNVDGNFEITLYANALVYSSGCIYWLPPAIYRSACSIIVDYFPFDWQNCSMVFRSRTYSANEIDLVLTEEEIKPGETQTIEWIDIDPAAFTENGEWAIKHRPAKKVMSERFSKDELEYQEVMFFLIIQRKPLFYIINMIVPCVLISSLGLLVYYLPAKAGGWGVRVDLQDESPAVKXTHGGGPGIPETVFLCKSHTRYLMFIMSVATITVINCVLVLNISLRTPNTHVMSRQVRQIFLNQLPRLLRMQMRPCMEVESCGPAPPRRRSSLGLITKADEYVLKTPRTELMFKRQKEREGLMKAVLQNITNELEMGTALDLCASLAHAAPEIRSCVNSCTHIAARTRQQNDFDSENEEWFLVGRVIDRVCFFVMSLLFILGTIGIFLMGHFNQAPSMPFPGDPKKYLP from the exons ATGCTGACTCCAGTACTGCCTCCCCTGGCCCTGGTTGTGATACTCTGCTCCCACACAG GGGTGTTGAGTCGAAACCAGGAGGAGACCCTGCTGAAGGACCTGATGAAGGGGTACAACAAGAACATCCGACCTGCTGAGCGCAACGAGGACATCATCCAGGTCACCCTGAAAATGACCCTAACCAACCTCATTTCACTG AACGAACGAGAAGAGGCTCTTACGACCAACGTGTGGATTGAAATG CAATGGTGTGACTACCGGCTGAAGTGGAACAGCTCTCAGTATGAGGACATCGAGCTGCTTCGTATTCCCTCCAAGAGCATTTGGCTGCCGGACATCGTCCTGGAAAACAA TGTGGATGGTAACTTTGAGATTACACTCTATGCCAATGCCCTGGTATACTCTTCAGGCTGCATCTACTGGCTGCCCCCTGCTATCTACCGCAGTGCCTGCTCCATCATTGTCGACTACTTCCCCTTCGactggcagaactgctccatggTCTTCCG ctcACGGACATACAGTGCCAACGAGATCGACCTGGTTCTCACAGAAGAGGAGATAAAACCTGGGGAGACACAAACCATTGAGTGGATTGATATCGACCCCGCTGCCTTCACAG AGAATGGAGAGTGGGCGATCAAGCACCGCCCAGCCAAGAAAGTGATGAGTGAGCGGTTCAGCAAGGACGAGCTGGAGTACCAGGAAGTGATGTTCTTCCTGATCATCCAGAGGAAGCCTCTCTTCTACATCATCAACATGATCGTGCCCTGTGTGCTCATCTCCTCCCTTGGACTGCTCGTCTACTACCTGCCTGCCAAGG cgggggggtggggggttaggGTGGATCTCCAGGACGAGTCTCCTGCGGTTAAATAAACACATGGTGGAGGGCCAGGTATCCCTGAAACAGTGTTTCTCTGTAAATCTCACACCAGGTACCTGATGTTCATAATGAGTGTGGCCACCATCACCGTGATAAACTGTGTCCTCGTGTTAAACATCTCCCTGCGGACGCCCAACACACACGTCATGTCCAGACAGGTCCGGCAG atcttcctgaaccaGCTGCCCCGGCTGCTGCGCATGCAGATGCGTCCGTGCATGGAGGTGGAGTCCTGCGGGCCTGCCCCCCCACGGAGGCGCAGCTCGCTGGGGCTCATCACCAAGGCGGATGAGTACGTCCTGAAGACCCCCCGCACGGAGCTCATGTTCAAGAGGCAGAAAGAGAGGGAAGGGCTGATGAAGGCTGTGCTGCAGAACATCA CTAATGAGTTAGAGATGGGCACTGCGCTGGACTTGTGTGCCAGCCTGGCACACGCCGCGCCCGAAATACGCTCCTGCGTCAACTCCTGCACTCACATCGCAGCTAGAACTCGCCAGCAGAATGATTTTGACAGC GAGAACGAGGAGTGGTTTCTGGTGGGCCGGGTGATTGACAGGGTGTGTTTCTTTGTGATGTCACTGCTCTTCATCTTGGGTACCATCGGCATCTTCCTCATGGGGCACTTCAACCAGGCGCCCTCCATGCCTTTCCCCGGGGACCCCAAGAAGTACCTACCCTGA